The following are encoded together in the Plasmodium vinckei vinckei genome assembly, chromosome: PVVCY_12 genome:
- a CDS encoding proteasome subunit beta type-5, putative, which translates to MMEYSTDFMTQIDNLINDEEENVNTITDELEFCLAPISVPRDFIKYAKTENKKLFDFHKGTTTLAFKFKEGIIVAVDSRASMGSFISSQNVEKIIEINKHILGTMAGGAADCLYWEKYLGQIIKIYELRNNEKISVRAASTILSNILYQYKGYGLCCGIILSGYDHTGFNMFYIDDEGKKVEGNLFSCGSGSTYAYSILDSAYDYNLSVEEAVELGRNAIYHATFRDGGSGGKVRVFYIHKDGYSKIIEGEDVYDLHYHYTNPSQKDQYVM; encoded by the coding sequence ATGATGGAATACAGTACTGACTTTATGACCCAAAttgataatttaataaacgATGAGGAAGAAAATGTTAACACTATTACTGATGAACTTGAATTTTGTTTAGCCCCAATAAGTGTTCCAAGAgatttcataaaatatgcaaaaacagaaaataaaaaattgtttgaTTTTCATAAGGGTACTACAACATTagcatttaaatttaaggAAGGTATTATTGTTGCAGTGGATTCAAGAGCTTCTATGGGATCTTTTATATCTTCTCAAAATGtcgaaaaaattattgaaataaataaacatatattaggGACAATGGCAGGTGGAGCAGCTGATTGCTTATATTgggaaaaatatttaggtcaaattattaaaatatacgaattaagaaataatgaaaaaatatcagTTAGAGCAGCTAGTACAATATTaagtaatattttatatcaatACAAAGGATATGGTTTATGTTGTGGTATAATATTAAGTGGTTATGACCATACAGGTTTTAACATGTTTTATATTGATGATGAAGGTAAAAAAGTTGAAGGCAATTTATTTAGTTGTGGTAGTGGTAGTACATATGCTTATTCTATTTTGGATAGCGCTTatgattataatttatcagTTGAGGAAGCAGTCGAGCTTGGTAGAAATGCAATTTATCATGCAACATTTAGAGATGGAGGTTCAGGTGGAAAAGTAAgagttttttatatacataaagaTGGATATAGTAAAATTATTGAAGGTGAAGATGTATATGATTTACACTATCACTATACAAACCCATCACAAAAGGATCAATATGTTATGTAA
- a CDS encoding protein ARV1, putative translates to MICIKCGRCNSQIYTIFDKSNIKLNECHDCNKICDEYIEKNAFIIFMNIIFLRPEIYRHIVFNRLKYSDKFIHVFFFKIIIIFLIINVYLHPKFENDNTNYNKFTNIFLMNTDLDIPIQNTSPSYNCSSYTLFAYKYNEKNHLYGLYNIFHNSNISNLVNIYKNQLLTCIFDSKFKNENVCIPNKYNKYADHDEWIINLLLHSNKNNRFNINGEHKCGTIEDDEIDEKKQKNTNNIINRKQTTDINITNTKRQYGITEYLENGLNFIKNKIKYESIFYMKKRKTLLKNNLITFKDFDEYTKLNQTINVHIYDHNKGYKITFDHIENKKYDIDYIISFLRNIFFYKQDDSLKNSYLKNEENVYIQNYNNNNICEGNQKYEFNIFEKKNSICYEYEHSEYNINRLENVCPYFLKNINLVLDKTKMANDIKDKENMDQDNFSVEQISMYSKILYSNLDNEKYILKICNSSFSFKKLKLVTINYLLYFLLLCAFTHIFKLYQQRKYKINITMVKYNYLFMLFILSNYPLVIYFILKVFNYNYINIYLNIYTLVCNIIAYHIFISNDGNYIYYSIFSVLVSYILKTLFMIQIIPYM, encoded by the coding sequence ATGATATGCATAAAATGTGGCCGGTGTAATTCCCAAATTTACACCATTTTTGACAAAAGCAACATAAAACTAAATGAATGTCATGattgtaataaaatatgtgatgaatatatagaaaagaatgcttttataatatttatgaatataatatttttaagaccagaaatatatagacaTATTGTTTTCAATAGATTAAAATATAGTGATAAATTTAtacatgtatttttttttaaaataataataatatttttaataataaatgtatatttacatccaaaatttgaaaatgataatacaaattataataaatttacaaatatatttttaatgaataCAGATTTAGATATACCTATTCAAAATACATCACCAAGTTATAATTGTTCTTCTTATACATTATTTGCATATAagtataatgaaaaaaatcatttatatggattatataatattttccacaattcaaatatatcaaacttagttaatatatataaaaaccaACTTTTGACTTGTATTTTTGACagcaaatttaaaaatgaaaatgtatgtataccaaataaatataataaatatgccGATCATGATGAATggattataaatttattattacacaGTAACAAAAACAACCGTTTTAACATTAATGGTGAACATAAATGCGGGACTATTGAAGATGACGAGatagatgaaaaaaaacaaaaaaacactaacaatattattaatagaaAACAAACGACCGATATTAACATAACTAATACAAAAAGACAATATGGAATAACAGAATATCTTGAAAATGGtctaaattttattaaaaataaaataaaatatgaatcaattttttatatgaaaaaaagaaaaacattGCTTAAAAATAATCTTATTACCTTTAAAGATTTTGATGAATATACTAAATTAAACCAAACAAtaaatgtgcatatatatgatcATAATAAAGGATATAAAATAACTTTTGAtcatattgaaaataaaaaatatgatatagattatataatatcctttttacgtaatatatttttttataaacaagATGACAGTCTCAAAAATagctatttaaaaaatgaagaaaatgtctacatacaaaattataataacaacAATATTTGTGAAGGAAAccaaaaatatgaatttaatatttttgaaaaaaaaaattcaatcTGTTATGAATATGAGCATAGTGaatataacataaataGGTTGGAAAATGTTTgcccatattttttaaaaaatattaatttagtacttgataaaacaaaaatggCAAACGATATAAAGGATAAAGAGAATATGGATCAAGACAATTTTAGTGTAGAACAAATCAGTATGTATtccaaaattttatattcaaacttagacaatgaaaaatatattttaaaaatatgtaattcATCATtctcatttaaaaaattaaaattagtaacaattaattatttattatattttttacttttatgtGCATTTacacacatttttaaattatatcaacaaagaaaatataaaataaatattactatggttaaatataattatttgtttatgctttttatattaagtAATTATCCAttagttatatattttattttaaaggtatttaattataattacataaatatatatttaaatatctACACCCTTGTTTGTAACATCATAGcttatcatatatttatatccaATGATGGAAattacatttattattctatattttctGTATTAGTAAGTTACATATTAAAAACTTTATTTATGATTCAAATAATCCcttatatgtaa